Below is a window of Saccopteryx bilineata isolate mSacBil1 chromosome 11, mSacBil1_pri_phased_curated, whole genome shotgun sequence DNA.
ATTCTCACCAGCTGTCAGCTTTCGTGGTGGAACCACAGCCAGGTAGGACAACACTTTACACAGGAGCCTATGCTCCAATGGAATGGGGGTCAGGGCATGCCACTGTCCCCACATTGGTCGTCTTTCTTCTGGGCTCCTTGGTCTttcaaacaataataataaaaacctatGAGGGCAAGCATGTCAGCTGCCCTTTGTCACCAGGAGGCCTGAACTGGAAAATATTCATcacctctctcccacctcccagtCAAAGGACACAGCTTCAATTCTGTTAGGAAGCAGTCTGCTGGGATCCCTTCAAGAATCTATAGCTCCCCAAATCTTCTCTTTACACTTGACTATTTTGAATGCTTTGCCTCTAACTTCACCCTGCCCATGATCACTAGACTTCAGGCTACCTTCCTCAGCCACACGCATATTAATGTCCCCACACAGCCCTCCCCAGCACATGCTCAGAAGTGGAAGTTGGACACACtcattccctctcctcttccctctctccccagctTGCACTTCTAGCGTGGCCACATATAAGGCCCAGGGCTCCCATGCACCCCAGGAGCTCCGGGGTACCCAGTCACCCTGTGACATCCCGCCTGAGGCTGTGCAGGAGTACATGGACATCATGGACGAGCTGGAGGGACTGACCCACTCAGCCACAGTGGAGCCCGGTGGAGaatgggaagaagacagaaaggagtcacagaaggaagaaaatgggcCCTCCCAGGACCTAGACGTCATGAGCTACTTTAATCAGCTGTGTTCCCAGGAAGACTTTGCCAACAAGGTGGGCTGGCTCAGAGCTCTGGGCTCTGCAATGTTCCAGAGGGAGGAACTCTAACATCCAGATCTGGGTTCTGCCCAGGCAAATGGGATTAAGCTCTATTCTCCATTCCTGAGTTAGGTGCttgtgtgggtgtgagtgtgtcagtgtgtgtacatatgcatgtagtgtgtgtgtgcatggtgtaTGTGGTGTATGTGGAACGTGCTCTCTGTGTGCATAGGTGGGCGTGCCCTTGTATTGATATGTGTATGTGTTGtatgtgtcttgtgtgtgtgtgtgtctgtagctGATGACTATGATGGTGTTAATCACCCATGTCATGTAAGAGGATGGAGTGGGTCCTAGCTTTTCCACTTTTCCTCCAGGTCTTGCTGACTTATGGGTTTCTCACTGCCAAGGGTGCTTACAGCATCTTCTTTCTGTCTCAGGTAGAAGAGGTCTTTGACCCTCATTTCCTGGCACAATTGCTGTCGCCAGAAGCATCCCTGGATCTCTTGGAACAAGTGGAGACATTGGAGCAGGAGGAAGGACTCACTCCCATCCAGGTGAGCCAGGGGAGGATGGGAACTTAGGAAGATGGAAGGGGGACTCCAAGTGTGTCACGGGAGGACAGGACCCCATGTGAGTTAGAGGAGGAGTGACAGGtcagtcagggagagagagactacTGGTACAGTGGGGGAGGGGTAATCCCTGGGAGGGAGAACCCGGGCACACCTGGGAAAGGAGCATCCAAGAACAGGAGCACATGACTGCTCACCCCTGCTCTGCCTGTGGGCATGGCATGCTGAGAGTCTAGCTCTGGGATGGGTGCAGTGCAGGACCATAAGGAGGGGACTATTGAAAAAGGAGGGGAATAGGAAGGAGAGGATGGGGAGTCTCAAAGTAAGGGAAAGGCACAAAGCTGGGAATATGATACAGGAGGACCGCTGGAGAGCCAGGTGTCTGCTTTGGATTTGAGTCACATTGTCATCACATTGCATCCTCCAACCCAGTGCCATTGTCCCATCATttactcttcctctctcacatctGTGCAGAGTCAGAAACTGTCCTTCTCATTCTAGGGTGTGCAGGCACCCCAAACTCATGATGCACCTCGACTGGACCCCAGTTCTTCTGAGTCCCAGGACAGCCAGGAGGCCCAAAGACACAACCACAGCCACGAGCAGGGAGTCAGTGACAACACCGGGCCCCCAGAGACTGCCTTCAAGTACCGTCCAAGGCGCAGTCGAGCAGATGCCGCCCTGTCCAGGCCCACAGCCTTTGCTGTCTCTACAGGACACCAGGAGTGCCCTCCATACGACGCACAATGGCCCTGCTCTGCTCCCCAGGGTCACAGCACCACTTACACTATACTGGGACCCAGAGATGCCTCCACTCCCAGAGAGACCTCTCTTGTTAGGGAGTCACGTGGGCCAGTGGAAAAGGCCAATGAGAATGAGGACCTTCCCAACCTGGCCTTCCTCTTGGCCTCCCCTAAGAGCCTGCTGCCCTGCACGCTCTCTCTGagtcctgtctctgcctctggctTTGCTGATTGTGGACGGTGGGGGCTTCAGGAAGCTGCCCAGTCCCAGTTCCCTCAGAGACTAGGTCTCAGCCACACCGCTCCACAGGCTCCCAAGTCTAGAAAGAGGAAGTGTGACCAGTCTGTCACTGGGATTTGGATGAAGCGGCCGTGCAGCCTGTATGGAGCAGCTGCCAGTCCCATGCGGGCCTAGTCTAGATGTCACCTGGCTGTACCCACGAGGAGCCCCTTGTCGTCCCAGGGCTCATCCTGGCTGTTTTGTTAACATGGGAGGGagggtgaagggagggagggagggagggaaggtgaaAGCTAAGGAAGAAAAGGGGACAGCAGTACCTTTTGAGTGGGTGTAGGATGGGGGGTAGAAGCTACACCTTTGGGGAAGTAAGTGTCAACTGTGAATAAAGGTGTTTTAGTATAAAAATGCTCTGGGGTCACTGTCGACAGACTCGGGTCGGCGCTGCTCTCGGGTGGAGACCTGAGTGGAGAAAAGGATGCAGGAGGTCACAGGTGCTATGGACCCTCCGGTGACTCTTCTGTTTTCCTTCAGATTCATGGATACTCCTTTCGACTTCCCCTGGAGCACACGGCTCTCCCATCCCCTGGGACTCTCCCCTCACTTCTCCTCCCAAGGCCAGACTGGGTGAGGGGCCTTAGGAAGCCACCAGAAATCCGGGCTTAGCTATTCTCAGCTCTGCCAGGGTTTCCTGTGTAGGTGTTctgacaagagagagaaaggcaggcctCTGCAGACCGGCTCTCAGCCTCTGTGCCTCGTTGCAGTAAGAGAGCCCTCTAGTCTCAGAGAGGACTGAATGTGGAAGGCGGTGGGGGCAGAGCAGCTGAACAAGGGGGTGAAGAATTGTATGAGACACCTGGTAAAGGTGGGTGCCTGAAAAATGACAGTGGATTGGGAGGTCACCAAGTCCTTTGTGGTATTTCTGTGTTGTCCTCTACTAAAGGAGGAGGACCTCTCTGCTGTGGCTGGTGGAATGGGCTCAGGGACCACTGGTCTTCAAGAACACATCACAGCtattctcccttcctgccctacAATGTCTGTACTCACAAATATCAGCATAGATTTATATTCACATGGGAAATAGTTTTTCTTAACAGACTGTGACTCAGTTTCACAAGCACAGCACAACCAGCAAGGACAGTAGGGGCAATGTGTGTGTCCTCCCCCGGGCTGGTGGGAGCTGGAGATccaggctgagggagggggcTTCGGTCTCCCTGCTGCGGGCACTGGTACTGACTCCACAGTCAAAGAAGATGATCTGAACCCCTGATGTAAGTGTGAGATGAGCAAACAGTAAGGGAAAGGAGGTGGGCTGAGGAGACCCATTGCCGGAACTCCCTGTCCCAGGACTAGTGGGATGCTCTGATGGCATGGATACACCACGGCCCTCATGTCCATTCTTTTTAGCCAATACCTATTCCCcaggtttattttcttattcctgggcctggccagtggttcagtagataaagcTTCAACCTAATGTATGTTTCTTCAGTTCAATTGTTGGCCAGGGCACAATGGAAAAGTGACCATAtgattctctcctctttcttctcccctttctgtctctcttttcaaaCCATAGCCACtggttcagttggtttgagcatggcctcaggtgctaaaaatagctcagtacttagGCATTAGCCCCAGAtagtgttgccaggtggatcctggatgggGTGCATGGATGAATCTTTCTCATTATCTCCTGTCCTCttacttacaaaaattaaaaataaaaataaagttaaaatgttcTGATTCCTCCACTGGTTTTAGGCTGCTCTGAGACTACTGAGCTTTCCCTGGCATGGCCCCAGCTCAGCCTAGCATATAAAGCCATGGCCCAGGGCAGTGGCCCAGCAACAGCGATGGATGGGGCTAAAGCAGTCCAGTTTTACAGGTGGCCTGGCTCTCTACTGAAGCCTACAAAGAGGGTCACAAAGGACTCATATCAGGACCCTGACCCACCTCCCATGGAATCACACTGAAGCCCACAGGTCCTTCTTTGCTGCTTTCCCTTCTCCATTGAGGCTAACAGCACCCAAGTCTCTCATTCCTCTGGGGCATTTGTGAAGGACACTTCTCATCTTGGCCTCACTCTCTTCAACTGCTGCCTCCTGACTGTCCAGCTAGGACTTAACACATAGACATGGGCTAAGGGGAAGTGCCGGAATCAGTATGTGTTCTGGGGCTGGTGCAGGAGTTGCCATCCCTCATAAGTGAGCATCCTCCTCAGGTACTACCTGATGTGTCCCTGCCTAGCGTGGCAGGGACTGAATGCAAATGTGGTGAGTGAAGGACAGAGCCTGGACCCTTCATTCACTGGTGAAAATTAGTCCTATAACTACTCAAATCTCAGGAACTTCATGGTGAAGCAGGCAACGCATCTGCCCTTCAGGATTTTTAGAAACACTGAGAGATTTGTGATTGACGGGTTCTTTCTTGTTCTGTCTCTGTATGTGCTGAGTCTTCCCCATCACAATCAGGGTCACACCTGACCCTTGGGTGGCTCTGTGACTGGCCTCTCTATCCTTCCTTTTTCTGCCTTTTCAGTCCTGATTTGGATGAACATTTCTCAGAAGGAAGCAGAACCTGTGCTGTCCCCTCTCTGAGACCTGTGCACACTGACAGCCCCCTGGAACCTGCCCGGTGGAGCTGACTGGAGGCCCACTGCTGCTTCAACCACAGAAGAGTCCAGCTCCATGGGCTACAAGGAGCCTTGCAGAGGTTTGCACTTTACTCTTTGGAAAATATGATGGCATGCTTTTAAGATCGTCTCTTTGATATTTcgtgtaaatgaaaataaaaatataaaatctgggggagaaatacttatataagacaaaacAGATTGTAAAGATAgaactataataaaaaacaaagaaggatACTACCTAATGATAAAAAGATCTatccaacaagaagatacaaCCCTTGTAACATttataaatccaaaataaaacagCACTGAAAGACATGAAGGGATTGACAGTAATACACTCATTTTAAGGCAATTTagcaccccattgacatcaattgGTGGATCTTCCAGACAAAAGTTCAACAAACAATCAGTGGCCTTATATGACACACTGGACCAGATTAATTTAATTggtatttacagaacatttcttcccAGAGAAGCTGAATATACATCTTTTTCAAATGCATGTGGAACATTCTCTAAAAGAGATtgcatattaggacacaaaacaagtcttaataaattcaaaataattgaaatcatatcaagcattttctccaaCTACAATGGAATGAAATTAGTAATCCAttaaaagaaagaactaaaaaatacacaaatgcatGGAGGCTGAATTACATGTGACTAAACAgtgaatgtgttaacaatgagatcaagaaagagacCAAGGTAGGACCTGAAGATGgaagtggagtaggcagatgcagacTCCCAggtcacaccaccaaactggattacaaattaatttaggaaaaatcagtgtgaaaaaccaactctggactacaagaacagctctcaaaaaccaaggagcaaagaagaagccaaacTGAGCCTGGTAGGAAGCGCCGAGGAGCaatgagtctcccctgcttacaggaacaaaggggaggGTGAGTTTGACAGCGCAGAAGGGCTCTCTTTCTAAGGAAAAGTgcagaaaatatcgctcacagccacttacctaggGACCTGGGAAAGAGGTatgttgaaaggactggcttgttttccaaaaggaaaggggagagagagagacagatggtgaggggcagaggaatgcatgggatgacctgagaagctgactcctccagtgctggaggaggccatagctgggggaggcattgactcttccacaaaacacaagACTAATGTGGTTTGGGGTGACCCATCTCTAGATAtccctccagctccaatcagtgaaacaagacacagctgaaaagaagtgaggaggagaggcagtaactcaggtctccatggatatctgagatacacctccacctactgaagtggagaaagcaccctgccccttccgccccccccccccgagagagtaactggcagatcaggccttcagagtctcaggttacacccaccacattcctggatacagtttcaaatgagccccctgatgagatcagtaaacaagactaccactgagtaaagaaaactgagaaaaaaacaaaaaatcaagacttcaaagaggctctactagaaaagccaaatccaacagtggattacaaatgacagttgatgccaacccaagaggacctagaaataacacaactgaaaactggaggcagacaacaccaagcctagactcaaccagctctacaatcaatacacccaaacacacagacataatgagaagacagagaagtgcaaaccaaatgaaaccacaagagaaacctccagaaaatgaactgagtaatatggaaataaccaaacttccggatgcagagtttaaaataatgattgttaggatgcttagggatcgtagaacaacaatagatggtcattatgaacacctaaataaaaaaatagcaagtataaaaatggcattgaaatattaaaaaagaatcagtcggagatgacaaatacaatatcagaaatgaagaccacaatggaaggaattaaaagtgagatggatgaagctgaggatcaaatcgatgagttggaggacaagatgaacaaaggcatggaagcagagcagaaaaaaagaaaaaagactcataagtctgaggaaactctaagagagctctgtgacaacatgaagagaaataacatccgcatcataggggtttctgaagaaaaagagaaagaacaaggtatagaaactttattcaatcaaatcatagctgaaaactttcctgatTTGATGCAGAGAAGGGTCTCACAACTTCAAGAAACACA
It encodes the following:
- the LOC136315046 gene encoding NUT family member 2G-like; the protein is MASEGAPAVLVADVTGHPAASMTPFMALPLTKPTTGPAHRPPWEQPLPPLTVEMIVPTLAVGRAQASEGGWFHILPPQAPPSAAQLAPFILPGNYGPQSNGQSWEGGLATSQAKASLDDSKSTYENYERWQRFKVLARRHLPESPDADALSCFLMSALRSLCRLKPTMTLQEGIGQAMQEWHRKNNYDRMFFYDMAAEFMELENKEKQNQKVQWKQENQGLPHPAPPRPDSHQLSAFVVEPQPACTSSVATYKAQGSHAPQELRGTQSPCDIPPEAVQEYMDIMDELEGLTHSATVEPGGEWEEDRKESQKEENGPSQDLDVMSYFNQLCSQEDFANKVLLTYGFLTAKGAYSIFFLSQVEEVFDPHFLAQLLSPEASLDLLEQVETLEQEEGLTPIQGVQAPQTHDAPRLDPSSSESQDSQEAQRHNHSHEQGVSDNTGPPETAFKYRPRRSRADAALSRPTAFAVSTGHQECPPYDAQWPCSAPQGHSTTYTILGPRDASTPRETSLVRESRGPVEKANENEDLPNLAFLLASPKSLLPCTLSLSPVSASGFADCGRWGLQEAAQSQFPQRLGLSHTAPQAPKSRKRKCDQSVTGIWMKRPCSLYGAAASPMRA